A window of the Streptomyces sp. NBC_00250 genome harbors these coding sequences:
- a CDS encoding SMI1/KNR4 family protein: protein MPVPDADVVPAAWSRITRWLEKHAPGDHAALRPGASEAALAALRDGLGFAPHPGLRSLLAVCDGVVPRRASGEAGAFLVGYGLLGTVEVLEWQRYLARRAEEAVEEGYEDEVGRTSHARWVPFAQALTGDLLFVDHREDEEGAYGTVGEISFGDPDHQRPWPGLGAMLDDLADAMEHGTVSAAVGRRPAVHEGRMLEWPTV, encoded by the coding sequence GTGCCCGTGCCCGATGCCGACGTCGTTCCCGCAGCCTGGTCCAGGATCACCCGCTGGCTGGAGAAGCACGCCCCGGGCGACCACGCGGCGCTGCGCCCCGGCGCCTCCGAGGCCGCCCTCGCCGCGCTCCGGGACGGACTCGGCTTCGCGCCGCATCCCGGCCTGCGGTCGCTGCTCGCGGTCTGCGACGGGGTCGTGCCGCGTCGGGCGAGCGGCGAGGCGGGGGCGTTCCTCGTCGGGTACGGCCTCCTCGGCACCGTGGAGGTCCTGGAGTGGCAGCGCTACCTCGCCCGCCGGGCCGAGGAGGCGGTCGAGGAGGGGTACGAGGACGAGGTCGGGCGGACCTCGCACGCGCGCTGGGTGCCGTTCGCGCAGGCCCTCACCGGCGATCTGCTCTTCGTCGACCACCGCGAGGACGAGGAGGGCGCGTACGGGACGGTCGGCGAGATCTCGTTCGGCGACCCGGACCACCAGCGGCCGTGGCCCGGCCTCGGGGCCATGCTCGACGACCTCGCCGACGCGATGGAGCACGGGACCGTGTCGGCCGCGGTGGGCCGCCGTCCCGCGGTCCACGAGGGCCGGATGCTGGAGTGGCCCACGGTCTGA
- a CDS encoding ABC transporter ATP-binding protein produces the protein MTARQDHAPAVIEFRGVALTYPGPPPVEALKPCGVLIERGEFVSVVGPSGSGKSTFLNIVGLLDSPTGGTYLLDGIDTGALKDAERTALRGRRIGFVFQSFHLLPHRTALENVVLGMTYNGVPRAERADRARQALVRVGLSHRLDSVPTRLSGGERQRVAIARAVAGRPSLLLCDEPTGNLDTRNAESVLTLLGELHADGMTVLVITHDQAVAACGDRTLTIRDGVMDERGAAVP, from the coding sequence GTGACGGCACGGCAGGATCACGCGCCGGCGGTGATCGAGTTCAGGGGCGTGGCCCTCACCTATCCCGGCCCACCCCCGGTGGAGGCGCTCAAGCCCTGCGGCGTCCTCATCGAGCGCGGTGAATTCGTGAGTGTGGTCGGGCCCTCCGGATCGGGCAAGTCGACCTTTCTGAACATCGTGGGGCTGCTGGACAGCCCCACCGGTGGCACGTACCTCCTGGACGGCATCGACACCGGGGCACTGAAGGACGCGGAGCGCACCGCCCTGCGCGGACGGAGGATCGGGTTCGTGTTCCAGTCCTTCCACCTGCTGCCGCACCGCACGGCCCTGGAGAACGTGGTGCTGGGCATGACCTACAACGGTGTCCCGCGCGCCGAGCGCGCCGACCGGGCCCGGCAGGCGTTGGTACGGGTCGGGCTCTCCCACCGCCTGGACTCGGTGCCCACTCGGCTCTCCGGCGGAGAACGCCAGCGGGTCGCCATCGCGCGAGCCGTGGCGGGGCGGCCCTCGCTGCTGCTCTGCGACGAACCCACGGGCAACCTGGACACCCGGAACGCGGAGTCCGTACTGACGTTGCTCGGCGAGCTGCACGCGGACGGCATGACGGTTCTGGTGATCACTCACGACCAGGCCGTCGCCGCCTGCGGGGACCGCACCCTCACCATCCGGGACGGGGTCATGGACGAGCGGGGAGCGGCCGTCCCGTGA
- a CDS encoding MurR/RpiR family transcriptional regulator, which produces MSDSPAGRLQALFEGHRLTPTQRRIAHCMVRRSGDVPFLSSVELAELAGVSQPSVTRFAVALGFDGYPALRRHLREVAPPEPGAGEGEGEAVNEYQQAVLAEIENLQHLAGLLADPAPVERAGRLLARSRPLPVLGLRAASSQARGFAYFAAKVHPDVRLLDEAGSMLTDRVDAAVRAGATALLCFALPRHPREVVEALEYARAAGLTVVTVAESAFAPVAAHSDLLIPAAVGTGLAFDTACAPMMLGRVLLEAMADELPDAQARLEEFDAKAAARGLFVE; this is translated from the coding sequence ATGAGCGACAGCCCGGCAGGCCGGCTGCAGGCGCTCTTCGAGGGGCACCGGCTGACACCGACGCAGCGGCGGATCGCGCACTGCATGGTGCGGCGCTCCGGCGACGTGCCGTTCCTGTCCAGCGTCGAGCTCGCCGAGCTCGCCGGGGTCAGCCAGCCGTCCGTCACCCGCTTCGCCGTCGCCCTCGGCTTCGACGGGTACCCGGCGCTCCGCCGCCATCTGCGCGAGGTCGCGCCCCCCGAGCCCGGCGCCGGCGAAGGGGAGGGCGAGGCGGTCAACGAGTACCAGCAGGCCGTGCTCGCCGAGATCGAGAACCTCCAGCACCTCGCCGGACTGCTCGCCGACCCCGCGCCCGTCGAGCGGGCCGGGCGGCTGCTCGCCCGCTCCCGCCCGCTGCCCGTGCTCGGACTGCGGGCCGCCTCGTCGCAGGCGCGTGGCTTCGCCTACTTCGCCGCCAAGGTGCACCCCGACGTCCGGCTCCTCGACGAGGCCGGGTCGATGCTCACGGACCGCGTCGACGCGGCCGTACGGGCCGGGGCCACGGCCCTGCTGTGCTTCGCGCTGCCCCGGCATCCACGGGAGGTCGTCGAGGCCCTGGAGTACGCGCGGGCGGCCGGGCTCACGGTCGTGACCGTCGCCGAGTCGGCGTTCGCGCCCGTCGCCGCCCACAGCGATCTGCTCATCCCGGCCGCCGTCGGCACCGGGCTCGCCTTCGACACCGCCTGCGCGCCGATGATGCTCGGCCGGGTCCTCCTGGAGGCCATGGCGGACGAACTCCCGGACGCGCAGGCGCGGCTGGAGGAGTTCGACGCGAAGGCGGCGGCGCGGGGCCTGTTCGTCGAATAG
- a CDS encoding roadblock/LC7 domain-containing protein: protein MTAEAEVLGELRRLRARLPQLTGALAASADGLVLAHDTVDGEAESVAALTAAALGVGQRLTDSTGQGRFRELLVRGENGYVATYAAGGSAVLTLLAEPRINVGRLHLEARRSSVRIGELVDGALERRDLN from the coding sequence ATGACGGCAGAAGCCGAGGTCCTCGGCGAGCTCAGACGGCTACGGGCCCGGCTGCCCCAGCTGACCGGCGCGCTCGCGGCCAGTGCCGACGGGCTCGTCCTGGCCCACGACACCGTGGACGGCGAGGCGGAGAGCGTGGCCGCGCTGACCGCGGCGGCGCTCGGCGTCGGCCAGCGGCTGACCGACAGCACCGGCCAGGGCCGGTTCCGGGAGCTGCTGGTGCGCGGCGAGAACGGCTACGTGGCGACGTACGCGGCGGGCGGCTCGGCCGTTCTGACACTGCTCGCCGAGCCCCGCATCAACGTCGGGCGGCTCCATCTGGAGGCCCGCAGGTCCAGCGTCCGGATAGGCGAACTCGTCGACGGCGCGCTGGAGCGCAGAGACCTGAACTGA
- a CDS encoding transcriptional regulator — MSAPGATVAATPVSPMLVRLAAEKATGALLRDHGTLYLVDGRVVHAESPAAPGVDVLLTTGGRLPREGWDEAVDRAGAHRAVGRFLVDSGRLHDGELEICHLGAVFDAAFFALSPTSGPTRFRYGVGHWFGAVRPVSAEAVERETVRRRELLDAVWPYAAVDTSPVVPRRAAPGQTVGARQRALLAAADGRRTPAELALALGRPAFHTLLDVRRLAAAGLVETPLDPAPLPLPPPLPALLPALPVADPDIALLRRLRDALEAHL, encoded by the coding sequence ATGAGCGCGCCCGGAGCGACCGTCGCCGCCACCCCCGTCTCCCCGATGCTGGTCCGGCTCGCCGCCGAGAAGGCCACCGGCGCCCTGCTCCGCGACCACGGCACGCTCTACCTCGTCGACGGCCGCGTCGTACACGCCGAGAGCCCCGCCGCCCCCGGCGTCGACGTCCTCCTCACCACCGGCGGGCGGCTGCCCCGCGAGGGCTGGGACGAGGCCGTCGACCGGGCCGGCGCCCACCGCGCCGTCGGCCGCTTCCTCGTCGACAGCGGCCGGCTCCACGACGGCGAGCTGGAGATCTGCCACCTCGGCGCCGTCTTCGACGCGGCCTTCTTCGCCCTCTCCCCCACCAGCGGACCGACCCGGTTCCGGTACGGGGTCGGGCACTGGTTCGGGGCGGTGCGGCCCGTGTCGGCCGAGGCCGTCGAGCGCGAGACGGTACGCCGCCGCGAACTCCTCGACGCCGTCTGGCCGTACGCCGCCGTGGACACCTCCCCCGTCGTACCGCGCCGCGCCGCCCCCGGCCAGACCGTCGGGGCGCGCCAGCGGGCCCTGCTCGCCGCCGCGGACGGGCGGCGGACCCCGGCGGAGCTCGCCCTGGCGCTCGGCCGCCCCGCCTTCCACACCCTCCTCGACGTCCGGCGGCTCGCGGCCGCCGGGCTCGTCGAGACGCCGCTCGACCCCGCCCCGCTACCGCTGCCACCGCCCTTGCCTGCCCTGTTACCGGCCCTGCCGGTGGCCGATCCCGACATCGCCCTGCTGCGCCGGCTCCGTGACGCCCTGGAGGCACACCTGTGA
- a CDS encoding SRPBCC family protein encodes MTGTGTGSNTTTVVVERRVDASPGRVWESITDLPDMPRVLSGVERVEVLTEGGFAVGTRWRETRRMLGKEATEEMLVTECEPPDRYVTVADSHGMHYVSEITLTPDGTGATTLRMTFSARPSRGRRQGFLGRLIARFGAKAVAKALTKDLSEIANAVESKT; translated from the coding sequence ATGACTGGAACGGGAACCGGCTCGAACACCACGACCGTCGTCGTCGAGCGGCGGGTCGACGCCTCCCCCGGGCGGGTCTGGGAGTCGATCACCGACCTGCCGGACATGCCCCGCGTCCTCTCGGGCGTCGAGCGGGTCGAGGTGCTCACCGAGGGCGGCTTCGCCGTGGGCACCCGCTGGCGCGAGACCCGGCGGATGCTCGGCAAGGAGGCCACCGAGGAGATGCTGGTGACGGAGTGCGAGCCGCCCGACCGGTACGTCACGGTGGCCGACTCGCACGGCATGCACTACGTCTCCGAGATCACCCTCACCCCCGACGGGACCGGGGCGACCACCCTGCGGATGACGTTCTCCGCCCGGCCCTCCCGCGGCCGAAGGCAGGGCTTCCTGGGACGGCTGATCGCCCGCTTCGGCGCGAAGGCGGTCGCCAAGGCGCTCACGAAGGACCTGTCCGAGATCGCGAACGCGGTCGAATCGAAGACCTGA
- a CDS encoding diaminopimelate decarboxylase, whose protein sequence is MASSRRDLAVRASVDQGLLSPAEPVVALLDTAGIRASATALTSAFAAVTDAPVLHAFAVKAAPLVPVLRLLHESGLGVEVASPGELALARAAGIPPTHTVLDSPAKTPAELRQALALGIAVNADNLQELARLDALVASAPTSSPLGIRVNPQVGAGSIDALSTATATSKFGVALRDEGARKTVVQAYLERPWLTRLHTHTGSQGVPLALMAEGVGETYALAEEINHAAGRQQIDTLDIGGGLPVNFTSDEETPTYAEYARLLADTVPGLFDGRYGLVTEFGRSLLAKHGTVLARVEYTKTSGGRPIAVTHAGVQLATRTVYAPDAWPLRVLAYDSEGRPRTGEVTVQDVAGPACFAGDLLATGRELPLLHPGDVVAVPDTGAYYFAHHYAYNSLPRPGIHGFTVTENGGGDGGGEGVVAFTTVRKPQTLAEIVAESGGAHADALVG, encoded by the coding sequence ATGGCCTCCTCCCGCCGCGATCTCGCCGTCCGAGCCTCCGTCGACCAAGGACTCCTCTCCCCCGCCGAACCGGTCGTCGCCCTCCTCGACACCGCCGGCATCCGCGCCTCCGCCACCGCTCTGACCAGCGCTTTCGCCGCCGTCACCGACGCGCCCGTGCTGCACGCCTTCGCCGTCAAGGCCGCCCCCCTCGTCCCCGTGCTCCGCCTCCTGCACGAGTCCGGGCTCGGCGTCGAGGTCGCGAGCCCCGGCGAGCTGGCCCTCGCGCGCGCCGCCGGGATCCCGCCCACCCACACCGTGCTCGACTCCCCCGCCAAGACCCCCGCCGAGCTCCGCCAGGCCCTCGCGCTCGGCATCGCCGTCAACGCCGACAACCTCCAGGAGCTGGCCCGCCTCGACGCGCTCGTCGCCTCCGCACCGACCTCCTCACCCCTGGGAATCAGGGTGAACCCGCAGGTCGGGGCCGGTTCCATCGACGCTCTCTCGACCGCGACGGCCACCTCGAAGTTCGGCGTGGCGCTCCGCGACGAGGGCGCCCGCAAGACCGTCGTCCAGGCCTACCTGGAGCGACCCTGGCTGACCCGGCTGCACACCCACACCGGCTCCCAGGGCGTCCCGCTCGCACTGATGGCCGAGGGCGTCGGGGAGACGTACGCGCTCGCCGAGGAGATCAACCACGCGGCCGGCCGGCAGCAGATCGACACCCTCGACATCGGCGGCGGCCTGCCGGTGAACTTCACCTCCGACGAGGAGACGCCGACGTACGCGGAGTACGCCCGGCTGCTCGCCGACACCGTCCCCGGGCTCTTCGACGGCCGCTACGGCCTGGTGACCGAGTTCGGCCGCTCGCTGCTCGCCAAGCACGGCACGGTCCTCGCCCGGGTGGAGTACACCAAGACCTCCGGCGGCCGCCCCATCGCCGTCACCCACGCGGGCGTACAGCTGGCCACCCGGACGGTCTACGCCCCCGACGCCTGGCCGCTGCGCGTCCTCGCGTACGACTCCGAGGGCCGCCCCCGCACGGGCGAGGTCACCGTCCAGGACGTGGCGGGCCCCGCCTGCTTCGCCGGGGACCTGCTCGCCACCGGCCGCGAGCTGCCGCTGCTGCACCCGGGAGACGTGGTGGCCGTCCCGGACACCGGCGCGTACTACTTCGCCCACCACTACGCGTACAACAGCCTGCCCCGGCCGGGCATCCACGGCTTCACGGTGACGGAGAACGGGGGCGGCGACGGGGGCGGCGAAGGGGTGGTCGCCTTCACGACCGTACGGAAGCCCCAGACGCTCGCGGAGATCGTCGCCGAGTCGGGCGGGGCGCACGCGGACGCCCTCGTCGGGTAG
- the hutU gene encoding urocanate hydratase — MSGPRPVRAARGTELSALGWQQEAALRMLQNNLDPEVAEHPDKLVVYGGTGKAARDWRSFDAMVRTLRTLKQDETMLVQSGRPVGVMQTHEWAPRVLLANSNLVGDWANWEEFRRLEHLGLTMYGQMTAGSWIYIGTQGILQGTYETFAAVAAKKFNGTLAGTITLTAGLGGMGGAQPLAVTMNDGVAICIDVDPRAIERRIEHRYLDVRADNLAHALQLATEARDARRPLSIGLLGNAAELLPQMLAEGAPIDIVTDQTSAHDPLAYLPIGVAFDDMADAAAKDPAGFTQRSRESMAKHVEAMVGFMDAGAEVFDYGNSIRGEAQLAGYDRAFAFPGFVPAYIRPLFCEGKGPFRWAALSGEASDIHKTDKALLDLFPENESLHRWIKMAGERVHFQGLPARICWLGQGERDKAGDMFNDMVGNGTLAAPLAIGRDHLDCGSVASPYRETEAMLDGSDAIADWPLLNAMVNVASGASWVSIHHGGGVGMGRSIHAGQVSVADGTALAGEKIRRVLTNDPGMGVIRHVDAGYDIAERVADEKGVRIPMREGDDA; from the coding sequence ATGTCAGGACCCCGCCCCGTACGAGCGGCTCGCGGTACGGAACTGAGCGCCCTGGGATGGCAGCAGGAAGCCGCCCTCCGGATGCTCCAGAACAACCTCGACCCCGAGGTCGCCGAGCACCCCGACAAGCTCGTCGTCTACGGCGGCACCGGCAAGGCCGCCCGCGACTGGCGCTCCTTCGACGCCATGGTCCGCACGCTCCGGACGCTGAAGCAGGACGAGACGATGCTCGTCCAGTCCGGCCGCCCCGTCGGCGTCATGCAGACCCACGAGTGGGCCCCGCGCGTCCTCCTCGCCAACTCCAACCTGGTCGGCGACTGGGCCAACTGGGAGGAGTTCCGCCGCCTGGAGCACCTCGGCCTCACCATGTACGGCCAGATGACCGCCGGGTCCTGGATCTACATCGGCACCCAGGGCATCCTCCAGGGCACGTACGAGACCTTCGCCGCCGTCGCCGCCAAGAAGTTCAACGGCACCCTCGCGGGCACCATCACCCTCACCGCCGGCCTCGGCGGCATGGGCGGCGCCCAGCCCCTCGCCGTGACGATGAACGACGGCGTCGCGATCTGCATCGACGTCGACCCGCGCGCCATCGAGCGCCGCATCGAGCACCGCTACCTGGACGTGAGGGCCGACAACCTCGCCCACGCCCTCCAGCTGGCCACCGAGGCGCGCGACGCCCGCCGCCCGCTCTCCATCGGCCTCCTCGGCAACGCCGCCGAACTGCTCCCGCAGATGCTCGCCGAGGGCGCCCCGATCGACATCGTGACGGACCAGACCTCGGCCCACGACCCGCTGGCCTACCTCCCGATCGGCGTCGCCTTCGACGACATGGCCGACGCGGCGGCGAAGGACCCGGCCGGGTTCACCCAGCGGTCGCGCGAGTCGATGGCCAAGCACGTCGAGGCCATGGTCGGCTTCATGGACGCGGGCGCCGAGGTCTTCGACTACGGCAACTCGATCCGCGGCGAGGCCCAGCTGGCCGGCTACGACCGGGCGTTCGCCTTCCCCGGCTTCGTCCCGGCGTACATCCGCCCGCTGTTCTGCGAGGGCAAGGGCCCGTTCCGCTGGGCCGCGCTCTCGGGCGAGGCGAGCGACATCCACAAGACCGACAAGGCGCTCCTCGACCTCTTCCCGGAGAACGAGTCCCTCCACCGCTGGATCAAGATGGCCGGCGAGCGCGTCCACTTCCAGGGCCTGCCCGCCCGCATCTGCTGGCTCGGCCAGGGCGAGCGCGACAAGGCCGGCGACATGTTCAACGACATGGTCGGCAACGGCACCCTCGCCGCGCCCCTCGCGATCGGCCGCGACCACCTCGACTGCGGCTCGGTGGCCTCCCCGTACCGCGAGACCGAAGCCATGCTCGACGGCTCCGACGCCATCGCCGACTGGCCGCTCCTCAACGCCATGGTGAACGTCGCCTCCGGCGCGTCCTGGGTCTCCATCCACCACGGCGGCGGCGTCGGCATGGGCCGCTCCATCCACGCGGGTCAGGTCTCCGTCGCGGACGGCACGGCCCTCGCGGGCGAGAAGATCCGCCGCGTCCTGACCAACGACCCCGGCATGGGCGTCATCCGCCACGTCGACGCGGGCTACGACATCGCGGAGCGGGTCGCGGACGAGAAGGGCGTACGGATCCCGATGCGCGAGGGCGACGACGCGTGA
- a CDS encoding allantoate amidohydrolase, translated as MWRSLRPIGRSAASGGYRRYAWTEADADCRLWFRMQAEARRMDVETDRNGNQWAWLGDPTAGDAVVTGSHLDSVPDGGAFDGPLGVVSAFAALDELRSRGVVFKRPLAITNFGDEEGARFGLACVGSRLTAGRLTKEQAYELRDASGTSLPQAMEAAGYDPSTIGSDPERLARVGAFVELHVEQGRALDLSGDSVGIASSIWPHGRWRYDFAGEANHAGTTRLVDRRDPMLTYAETVLAARREAELAGAVATFGKIAVEPNGVNAIPSLVRGWLDARAADQDSLDTVVAGVETAARDYARRHGIDLTVVRESFTPIVDFSHALRDELSRILGDGAAGKVPVLGTGAGHDAGILSESIPTAMLFVRNPTGVSHSPAEFAAEDDCVAGVLALADVLEELACR; from the coding sequence ATGTGGCGGTCGCTGCGGCCCATCGGTCGCAGCGCCGCCTCCGGTGGCTACCGCCGCTACGCCTGGACCGAGGCCGACGCCGACTGCCGGCTCTGGTTCCGGATGCAGGCCGAGGCCCGCCGCATGGACGTCGAGACCGACCGCAACGGCAACCAGTGGGCCTGGCTCGGCGACCCGACCGCCGGCGACGCGGTCGTCACCGGCTCCCACCTGGACTCCGTCCCGGACGGCGGCGCCTTCGACGGCCCCCTCGGCGTCGTCTCCGCCTTCGCCGCCCTCGACGAACTGCGCTCCCGCGGAGTCGTGTTCAAGCGCCCCCTCGCCATCACCAACTTCGGTGACGAGGAAGGCGCCCGCTTCGGCCTCGCCTGCGTCGGCTCCCGTCTCACCGCGGGCCGGCTGACGAAGGAGCAGGCGTACGAGCTCCGCGACGCCTCCGGGACCAGCCTTCCGCAGGCCATGGAGGCGGCCGGGTACGACCCCTCGACCATCGGCTCGGACCCCGAGCGGCTCGCCCGCGTCGGCGCGTTCGTCGAGCTCCACGTCGAGCAGGGCCGCGCCCTCGACCTGTCCGGCGACTCCGTCGGCATCGCCTCCTCCATCTGGCCGCACGGCCGCTGGCGGTACGACTTCGCCGGCGAGGCCAACCACGCGGGCACCACCCGCCTGGTCGACCGCCGCGACCCGATGCTGACGTACGCGGAGACGGTCCTCGCCGCCCGCCGTGAGGCCGAGCTGGCCGGCGCCGTCGCCACCTTCGGCAAGATCGCGGTCGAGCCGAACGGCGTCAACGCCATCCCCTCCCTGGTCCGCGGCTGGCTCGACGCGCGCGCCGCCGACCAGGACTCGCTCGACACGGTCGTCGCGGGCGTCGAGACGGCGGCCCGCGACTACGCCCGGCGGCACGGCATCGACCTCACGGTCGTCCGGGAGTCCTTCACCCCGATCGTGGACTTCTCGCACGCCCTGCGCGACGAGCTGTCCCGGATCCTCGGCGACGGGGCCGCGGGGAAGGTGCCGGTCCTCGGCACGGGCGCGGGCCACGACGCGGGTATTTTGTCCGAATCGATCCCGACCGCCATGCTGTTCGTACGGAACCCCACCGGGGTCTCGCACTCCCCGGCCGAGTTCGCGGCCGAGGACGACTGCGTGGCCGGGGTCCTCGCACTCGCCGACGTACTGGAGGAGCTGGCGTGCCGCTGA
- a CDS encoding formimidoylglutamate deiminase, translating into MPLTTYWLEHAWLDTNVEPGVALDVDSAGRITAVRTGVDAPPPGAVALRGLTIPGLANAHSHAFHRALRGTVQVGSGTFWTWREVMYNVAQRLTPESYFALARAVYAEMALAGITAVGEFHYLHHAPGGTPYADPNAMGEALIAAAGEAGIRITLLDTAYLSAGFGAAPDQHQLRFSDGTAEAWAERVSGLKEREGVRIGAAIHSVRAVPADQLSTVARWAQDRQAPLHVHLSEQTAENDACLAAHGRTPTQLLADHGVLGARTTGVHNTHMTDADIALIGSTSTGTCMCPTTERDLADGIGPAVALQQAGSPLSLGSDSHAVIDLLEEARAMELNERLRTRTRGHWTAAALLRAATTDGHAALGWTDAGTLETGALADFTTISLDSVRTAGPVPRLAAETAVFAASAADVRHTVVGGRHVVRDGVHQSVPDVPRTLADSIAALRG; encoded by the coding sequence GTGCCGCTGACGACGTACTGGCTGGAACACGCCTGGCTCGACACCAACGTCGAGCCGGGCGTGGCCCTGGACGTGGACTCCGCGGGCCGGATCACGGCCGTACGGACGGGGGTCGACGCCCCACCCCCCGGCGCGGTGGCGCTGCGCGGCCTGACGATCCCGGGTCTCGCCAACGCCCACTCGCACGCCTTCCACCGCGCCCTGCGCGGCACCGTCCAGGTCGGCTCCGGCACCTTCTGGACCTGGCGCGAGGTCATGTACAACGTCGCCCAACGCCTCACCCCCGAGAGCTACTTCGCCCTCGCCCGCGCCGTGTACGCGGAGATGGCGCTCGCGGGCATCACGGCCGTCGGCGAGTTCCACTACCTCCACCACGCGCCCGGCGGCACCCCGTACGCCGACCCCAACGCCATGGGTGAGGCCCTGATCGCCGCGGCGGGGGAGGCGGGCATCCGCATCACCCTCCTCGACACGGCGTACCTCTCCGCCGGCTTCGGCGCCGCCCCCGACCAGCACCAGCTCCGCTTCTCCGACGGCACGGCGGAAGCCTGGGCCGAGCGGGTGAGCGGGCTCAAGGAGAGGGAAGGCGTCCGGATCGGGGCGGCGATCCACTCCGTACGCGCGGTCCCGGCCGACCAGCTGTCGACGGTGGCCCGCTGGGCCCAGGACCGGCAGGCCCCCCTCCACGTCCACCTCTCCGAGCAGACCGCCGAGAACGACGCCTGCCTCGCCGCCCACGGCCGCACCCCCACGCAGCTCCTCGCCGACCACGGGGTGCTCGGCGCCCGGACGACGGGCGTCCACAACACCCACATGACGGACGCCGACATCGCCCTGATCGGCTCGACGTCCACCGGCACCTGCATGTGCCCCACCACGGAACGGGACCTGGCCGACGGCATCGGCCCGGCCGTCGCCCTCCAGCAGGCCGGCTCCCCGCTGTCTCTGGGCAGCGACAGCCACGCCGTCATCGACCTCCTGGAAGAGGCGCGGGCCATGGAGCTGAACGAACGCCTCCGCACCCGCACCCGAGGTCACTGGACGGCGGCGGCGCTGCTCCGCGCGGCCACGACGGACGGCCACGCGGCCCTCGGCTGGACGGACGCGGGCACCCTGGAGACCGGCGCCCTGGCCGACTTCACGACGATCAGCCTGGACTCGGTCAGGACAGCGGGACCGGTGCCGCGTCTGGCAGCCGAGACGGCGGTATTCGCAGCGTCGGCAGCGGACGTCCGGCACACGGTCGTGGGCGGACGTCACGTCGTACGGGACGGGGTCCACCAGTCCGTGCCGGACGTGCCCCGGACCCTCGCGGACTCGATCGCCGCACTGCGCGGCTGA
- the hutI gene encoding imidazolonepropionase produces MNTGPAATNNPVASSAPTSANSAVAKAATAIVNIANLVTNDPSLGWGSPRSSKFESGGGSPLGLIQDAAVVMDGDRVVWVGESSKAPATDNRVDAGGRAVIPGFVDSHSHLVFAGDRTAEFNARMSGQAYAAGGIRTTVAATRAATDAELSANVARYLREALRQGTTTFETKSGYGLTVEDEARALRIAAEHTDEVTYLGAHIVSPDYADDPAAYVELVTGEMLEACAPYARWVDVFCEKGAFDGDQARAILTAGMAKGLHPRVHANQLTYGPGVQLAVELDAASADHCTHLTDADVDALANGSTVATLLPGAEFSTRAEWPNARRLLDAGVTVALSTDCNPGSSFTSSVPFCIALAVRDMGMTPDEAVWSATAGGAAALRRTDIGRLTVGARADLTVLDAPSHVHLAYRPGVPLVTEVWRAGVRVA; encoded by the coding sequence ATGAACACCGGCCCCGCGGCGACGAACAACCCGGTGGCGAGCTCCGCCCCCACGAGCGCGAACAGCGCCGTGGCGAAGGCCGCCACCGCCATCGTCAACATCGCCAACCTCGTCACGAACGATCCCTCCCTCGGATGGGGGTCCCCCCGTTCGAGCAAGTTCGAGAGTGGGGGAGGAAGTCCCCTGGGCCTGATCCAGGACGCGGCCGTCGTCATGGACGGCGACCGCGTGGTCTGGGTCGGTGAATCCAGCAAAGCACCGGCCACTGACAACCGGGTCGACGCCGGTGGACGGGCGGTGATCCCCGGCTTCGTCGACTCCCACTCCCACCTCGTCTTCGCGGGCGACCGCACGGCCGAGTTCAACGCCCGCATGTCCGGCCAGGCGTACGCGGCGGGCGGCATCCGCACGACGGTCGCGGCGACGCGCGCGGCGACCGACGCCGAGCTCTCGGCGAACGTCGCCCGCTACCTCCGCGAAGCCCTCCGCCAGGGCACGACGACCTTCGAGACCAAGTCCGGCTACGGCCTCACGGTCGAGGACGAGGCCCGCGCCCTCCGCATCGCGGCCGAGCACACCGACGAGGTCACGTACCTCGGCGCGCACATCGTCTCCCCGGACTACGCCGACGACCCGGCCGCGTACGTGGAGCTGGTGACGGGCGAGATGCTGGAGGCCTGCGCCCCGTACGCCCGTTGGGTCGACGTCTTCTGCGAGAAGGGCGCCTTCGACGGCGACCAGGCCCGCGCGATCCTCACCGCCGGCATGGCGAAGGGCCTCCACCCCCGGGTGCACGCCAACCAGCTCACGTACGGCCCCGGCGTCCAGCTGGCGGTGGAACTGGACGCGGCGAGCGCCGACCACTGCACCCACCTCACGGACGCCGACGTGGACGCGCTGGCGAACGGCTCGACGGTCGCGACCCTCCTCCCCGGCGCCGAGTTCTCCACCCGGGCGGAGTGGCCGAACGCCCGCCGGCTCCTGGACGCGGGCGTGACGGTGGCCCTGTCCACGGACTGCAACCCGGGCTCGTCCTTCACCTCCTCCGTCCCCTTCTGCATCGCGCTCGCGGTACGGGACATGGGCATGACCCCCGACGAGGCGGTCTGGTCGGCCACGGCGGGCGGCGCGGCGGCCCTGCGCCGCACGGACATCGGCCGGCTGACGGTGGGCGCCCGCGCGGACCTCACCGTCCTGGACGCCCCGTCCCACGTCCACCTCGCCTACCGCCCGGGGGTCCCGCTGGTGACGGAGGTCTGGCGGGCGGGCGTGCGGGTGGCATGA